Below is a genomic region from Longimicrobiales bacterium.
CCGGGATCGCCGACGTCGAAGGAGTTCGCTGCCAGGTGCGGGCCGCTCGTGTACAGCTCGTTGAAGTCGGGGGTGCGGTAGGCGCGCGCGACGCTCACGCCGATGCGCACCGGGTCGCTCACCTCGTACAGCAGGCCAAGTGATCCGGAGAATGCACTGAACTCCCGGTCACGCACGGGAACCAGCTCCCCGCCCACGTCGATCGACGCGGTGCCGCGCGGCTCGTAGCGCGCGACGTCGTAGCGTGCGCCGGCCTGCAGCCGGAGCGGCCCCCTGCCCACTTCCTCCACCACGAAGACCGCCGCCGAGACGTCACGGGTCGACGGGGTGGACAGCTCACCACCGGTCTCGATGTCGCGATACTGTGCGCTGAAACCGAGTGCACCCGTGCTGATCAGCCCGAGTGCGTCATGACGCGCGAGCACGTTCAGCGCTGCAACGTCCTGCAGGAACTCGGTGCCGACCTCGCCGCCCTCCTCGATCTCACGGTGCGTGTAGTTCGTGTAGCTGCCCGTGACCTCGACCTCCTCGAAGAACGCGACGTCGTGGAGATCCAGCTCGCCGCGTGCGGAGTGTCGCTGCATCTCGACATGCACGTTGTGCGCGTGTTCTTCTTCGGGCTCCTCCGCGCCGGGCTCTTCGTCGTGGGATTCGTGGGCGCCGTCGGGGATGCCGTAGCGGGAATCGAAGAAGCGGTAGCTTGCGCCGAGGTGCGCCCCGTTCACGCTGCGCCCCACGCCGGCGGACAGGTTCCAGGTGCGGGCGTCGGTGTTGTCGAGCGTGCCGGCGGGGGTCGATACATCGCCGGAGGCGCGCCCACTTGCCTCGAAACGCGCCGCCCACCTGCCGATCGGCACGACACCGAAGCCGCCCAGCGTTCCGCCGGAGTTCACGCTCTGCGCCTGCCCGACGATCGCACCATGAAAGTGATCGGGGACCGTCCGCGGCACTTCCTCGCGCACGACGTTCACTACGCCGCCCAGTGCGCTGCTGCCGTACAGCAGCGACATGGGCCCGCGCACCACCTCCATGCGCTGTGCCGTCAGTGGGTCGATCGCGACTGCGTGATCCGCAGAGGTCGAGGACATGTCCCCGCTGCGGACGCCGTCCTCCAGCATCACGATGCGGTCGCCGCCCATCCCGCGGATCACCGGCCGCGCGGTCGCCGGGCCCAGGCCCGTCACGGCGACGCCGGGCTCGTCCGCCAGCGTCGCAGCGACTGTCGCGTCGAGCTTCCGCTCCAGCTCCGCAGCCGAAACGACGGAGGTCGGGCTGAGCACGTCCTGGCCGGCCCGGGACGTGATCGTTCCCGTGACCACGATCTCCTCGAACTGCACAGCCGCCACCTGCAGCTCGATCCGGACCTCCGTCGTCCGGCCGGCATCCACCTGGACGACGACCTGGCGCGGCGCGTACCCGATCCGCTGGACCGCCAGTGTATGCGTGCCGGCCCGCACACCAGGAAAGGCGAACTCGCCGTCCACACGTGTGCTCTCGCTCCGGTGCGATTCGACCAGCTCGACGTGCGCCGCCGCCAGCGGACCGCCCCCTGCCTCGACCACCACGCCGAGGATGGTGCCGCGCTCCTGGCCGGCTGCACCGCCGGAGGGTACCCAGGCCGCCAGCGCGACCAGCACTGCTACTGCAGAACGGATCATGATTCTCCTGTGCACTCACTGGATCCGGCGTCAACGCGTCACACCCCGTGTGCATCCCGGCTGCGACGCCGCGCGCGCCTCCGGCGGCCGGGGCGCGGCTACTGCGTACACGCCCCGACACCGGACGGGTCCGCTTCCGGCTTCACGCGGATGCCTGCCTGGCTGAGAGTCGTTATCATACACTGCGGGACAAGCCCCTGCCGGGAGACGCAACCGTGAGGAGCAAGCTGCACCGCCGGATCGTCAGTCTGCTCGCGCTCGTCGTGTTCAGTACGACGGGTGCGGCGGACGCGTACGGCCTGCACTCCTGCCCGCACCACGACGCACTGCCGGAGACGCCGCATCAGCAGCACGCGCACCGGGCCGATGCGCAGGCTGCGACCGTGACGTCGCACGGGCAGCACTCCCATGACAGCGCCGATGCTCCGGCGTCCCCTGCGGAGCACGACGGTCACGGTCCATGCACGTGCGTTGGCGAGTGCAGCTCGAATCCTCCGGCGGCGCCGCTCGAGGCTGCGCCGGTCACTGTCGTCGCTTCGCTGGCCACACGGCACGTCGTCGTGCCCGCGCAGGTGCAGCCACACGCCTGCACGACTCCGTACCTCCTCCCCTGGCCGAACGCGCCACCCGTTTCCGCTTCACGTTGAGTTCCTGATGCCGTGCGCATGGTGCGCGCGGCGGATGCACTGAAGCGGAGACAATTCCGATGATACAGCACACCCGTACGCGGTCTCGTGCCGCGTACGCACTCGTCGCGGCCATGCTGGTCGCGGCGCTGCCGGCCATTGCGGCTGCGCAGCAGCCCGGCACACTCACCGGCCGCGTGGCCAGCGCCACAAGCGTGGCCGCTGTCGCCGGAGCACAGGTCACGGCCGGCACTCAGAGGACGGAAACCGACGCGCGGGGCGAGTTCCGGCTCGTGCTGCCCGCAGGCACGCACGCGGTGACGGTCGCCGCGCCGGGCCATGGCACGCTGACGCGCGAGGTGACGATCGTCGCCGGACGCACCACGTCGATCGCCGTGGTGCTGGAGGTATCCGCCTACGCCCTCGACGAGCTGGTCGTGACGACCAGCCGGGAGGAGCGGCGCAAGGCCGAAACGCCGGCCTCGGTCGGCGTCGTGTCGAGCGAGCAGATCCGCGCGGCGCACCCGACACACCCGGCCGAACTGCTCAACCAGGTGGCAGGCGTGTGGGTGAGCGTGACGGGCGGTGAGGGGCACATGACGTCGATCCGCCAGCCGAAGACCACGAGCCCCGTTTACCTGTACCTGGAGAACGGCGTGCCTACGCGTTCGACCGGGTTCTTCAACCACAATGCGCTGTACGAGGTGAACGTCGCGCAGGCGGACCGCATCGAGGTGGTCAAAGGGCCGATGACGGCGCTCTACGGCAGCGACGCGATCGGCGGGATGATCAACGTGCTGACGCGCTCGCCCGCGGAAGCACCCCGCATCGCCGGCTCGGTCGAGGCCGGCGGGCAGGGCTACCAGCGGTTGCTCCTCACCGGCTCGGCCGGCGACGGGACCGGCGGCATCCTCGCGGAAGCGAACCTCACGCGCACGGACGGCTGGCGTGACGGGACCGGCTACGACCGCGCGAGCGGTACGCTGACCTGGGAGCGTGCGCTCGGGACCGGCAGCCTGCGGACCGTGGCGTCGTTCTCGATGATCGACCAGCAGACGGCCGGCGCCTCGTCGCTGTCCGCGGAGGATTTTCGCAACGCGCCCGAGCTCAACTACACACCGATCTCGTTCCGCGAGGTGCGCGCGTTCCGGGCGTCGTCCGCGTACCAGCTCACGCGCAACTCGTGGTCGCTCGACGCCACCGGTTTCGTGCGGTGGAACGACATGGAGATGCTGCCGAACTGGTCGCTGACGTACGACCCTGCGGTGACGCGCACCGGTCATTCCTCCGCCGGCGCGCTGCTGCGCGTCCGCCGCGACATCGCGCCGCTCGCGGGCAGCATGACGTTCGGGCTGGACGCGGAGTACAGCCCCGGCGAGCACCGCGAGTGGTCAGTGCAGGCAACACGCACGGACGGCGTGTTCACGGACTACGAGCGCGGAGGCGTGCTGTACGATTACGACGTCGCGTTCAGCGCGATCTCACCCTACGTCCAGCTCGTGAGCTCACCACTGTCCGTGCTGCACCTGACCGCCGGGCTGCGCTTCGACCGGCTCGCCTACGACTACGACAACCCGCTCGGTGCGCTGCAGGAGGGGCGGCACCGCCGGCCGGCAAGCACGGAGGTCA
It encodes:
- a CDS encoding TonB-dependent receptor gives rise to the protein MIRSAVAVLVALAAWVPSGGAAGQERGTILGVVVEAGGGPLAAAHVELVESHRSESTRVDGEFAFPGVRAGTHTLAVQRIGYAPRQVVVQVDAGRTTEVRIELQVAAVQFEEIVVTGTITSRAGQDVLSPTSVVSAAELERKLDATVAATLADEPGVAVTGLGPATARPVIRGMGGDRIVMLEDGVRSGDMSSTSADHAVAIDPLTAQRMEVVRGPMSLLYGSSALGGVVNVVREEVPRTVPDHFHGAIVGQAQSVNSGGTLGGFGVVPIGRWAARFEASGRASGDVSTPAGTLDNTDARTWNLSAGVGRSVNGAHLGASYRFFDSRYGIPDGAHESHDEEPGAEEPEEEHAHNVHVEMQRHSARGELDLHDVAFFEEVEVTGSYTNYTHREIEEGGEVGTEFLQDVAALNVLARHDALGLISTGALGFSAQYRDIETGGELSTPSTRDVSAAVFVVEEVGRGPLRLQAGARYDVARYEPRGTASIDVGGELVPVRDREFSAFSGSLGLLYEVSDPVRIGVSVARAYRTPDFNELYTSGPHLAANSFDVGDPGLEAETGAGVDAFVRYQGSRIQAELAAFRNQLDGYVFPSSRGRTVEGAEGLPLFQYTNEDARFTGIEGGLDLSITQQLILEATGSVVRAEFTSERAPIPVFADGDTTFVTASKHPPLIPPAHGRVALRYETADWFAGVGGRFAAEQDRTGDFEEPTAAYAVADLTGGIRFLRGGRLHTLTLRVDNLLDAEYRDHLSRIKEIMPQPGIGVSLLYRLAF
- a CDS encoding TonB-dependent receptor, whose protein sequence is MIQHTRTRSRAAYALVAAMLVAALPAIAAAQQPGTLTGRVASATSVAAVAGAQVTAGTQRTETDARGEFRLVLPAGTHAVTVAAPGHGTLTREVTIVAGRTTSIAVVLEVSAYALDELVVTTSREERRKAETPASVGVVSSEQIRAAHPTHPAELLNQVAGVWVSVTGGEGHMTSIRQPKTTSPVYLYLENGVPTRSTGFFNHNALYEVNVAQADRIEVVKGPMTALYGSDAIGGMINVLTRSPAEAPRIAGSVEAGGQGYQRLLLTGSAGDGTGGILAEANLTRTDGWRDGTGYDRASGTLTWERALGTGSLRTVASFSMIDQQTAGASSLSAEDFRNAPELNYTPISFREVRAFRASSAYQLTRNSWSLDATGFVRWNDMEMLPNWSLTYDPAVTRTGHSSAGALLRVRRDIAPLAGSMTFGLDAEYSPGEHREWSVQATRTDGVFTDYERGGVLYDYDVAFSAISPYVQLVSSPLSVLHLTAGLRFDRLAYDYDNPLGALQEGRHRRPASTEVSYTHLSPKVGATLELTPTLNVFAAYGHGFRAPSEGQLFRQGRAASTLALAPVKADNLEAGARARVLGVSLEAAVYRLIKSDDILSFTHPDGTTETVNAGETLHQGVELAAATTLADIVDLATSYTRATHRYEEWLPGNGVDYSGNTMEDAPRTLASASLGVRPPFLAGGGITLEWAHVGAFWMDPANTHRYDGHDLLHVRAQQPLLDRLSVFARVHNVTDERYAETAAYTDARGQEFAPGMPRTLYFGLEWKGGTR